GGTAATAAAGATATTTCTGGGATAATAACATATGACAAGCATGGTAAAGAAAATGGCATAAGCGGTTTTATAAGAAAACTAAAAGAAATAAAGCAAGAGCACTTTGATGTTTTAATATCTGCTCATCGTTCCATGCGTACTTCATTGCTTGTTCTGTTTTCGCATATCCCATTGAGAATAGGTTTTTCTGATTCTGCTATGCCTTTTGTGTATAACAGGATTGTGAAAAGGGATCTCCACATTCACGAAGTGGAAAGAAATCTCTCTCTTTTAAACCCTTTAAATATTGGTAAGGAAAAATGGAGTTATGATGCAGAACTTTATTATCCTGAGGAAGCGAAGGCATTTTGTGGCAACATATTTGAAGCTTATGGAGTGAGAACCGAACTGAAGATAGGTATAAATCCATTTTCTATATGGCCTACTAAAAAGTGGCCCAAGGAAAGATTTAAGGCTCTTGCAAAGCGTATTACAGATGAGCTGCATGGTCGGGTGTTCGTCTGTGGAATGGAAAGGGACAAAGAAGAAGCCTCTTTTATAAAGGGTGACAATGAACGTATTATAAATCTTGCTGGAAAGACAAAATTGAAAGAACTATTCTGTCTGATCTCTCAAATGGATGTTTTTATAACCAATGATTCTGGTCCTATGCATATTGCTTGTGCTTATAATGTTCCTACGGTGGCTATATTTGGTCCTACAGTGCCCGAGTTTG
This region of Deltaproteobacteria bacterium genomic DNA includes:
- a CDS encoding glycosyltransferase family 9 protein → MNFKKILVVQTSFLGDTILTLPLIKSIKKSFPDAVVFCLTIPQNGGVFSGNKDISGIITYDKHGKENGISGFIRKLKEIKQEHFDVLISAHRSMRTSLLVLFSHIPLRIGFSDSAMPFVYNRIVKRDLHIHEVERNLSLLNPLNIGKEKWSYDAELYYPEEAKAFCGNIFEAYGVRTELKIGINPFSIWPTKKWPKERFKALAKRITDELHGRVFVCGMERDKEEASFIKGDNERIINLAGKTKLKELFCLISQMDVFITNDSGPMHIACAYNVPTVAIFGPTVPEFGFSPWGKRCTVVERKGLKCRPCGKHGNFRCREGHFKCMLDISVDEVFVAMKRFVDENTRHSF